The following is a genomic window from Azospirillaceae bacterium.
GCGCGCCGCAGCATCTGGAAAAGGGCGTGTCGGTCATCACCATCCCCGACATCCGGTGGGCCCGGCGCGATATCAAGTCCGTCGCCCTGCTGCCCCAGGTGCTGGGCAAGCAGCAGGCGGCCGAGGCGGGCGCGTTCGAGGCCTGGCAGGTCGATCCCGACGGCACGGTGACGGAGGGTTGCTCCAGCAACGCCTGGATCGTCACCAAGGACGGCGTGCTGGTCACCCGGGCAGCCAGCCATCGCATCCTGAACGGCATCACCCGCCTGTCGTTGCTGGCTGAGGCCGAGGCCGCCGGCATTCCCTTCGAGGAACGTAGCTTCACGGTGGAGGAAGCCCTGACGGCGCGTGAGGCCTTCGTGTCCAGCGCCAGCACCTTCTGTGTGCCGGTGACCCGCATCGACGGCCGCCCGGTGGGTGACGGTGTGCCGGGCGCTTTGGCCAAGCGTCTCCGCGCGGCCTACCTGGCCCACGTCGGCGTGGCTGATCCCGTCCTTGGCCCGGTGACAAAGCTGTGACCGTGGCCGTGACCGATACCCTGGAGGCGCCGGCCTTCACCCTGCCCAAGGCGGTGCTGTTCGACTGGGACAACACGCTGGTGACCAACTGGCGCTGCGTCCATGCCGCCACCAACGCGGCGCTGGAGGCCTTCGACCTGCCCACCTGGACGCTGGAGGAAAGCTATACCCGCGTGCGCCAGAGCCTGCGCGACGCCTTCCCGGCGCTGTTCGGCGCGGGGTGGGAGCGGGCGCGCGACATCTTCTATGCCCATTTCGAGCAGAACCATCTGAACTTCCTGGACCCGCTGCCGGGTGGCGCCCGGCTGCTGGAGGCCCTGGCCGCGCGTGGCGTCTATATCGGCGTGGTCAGCAACAAGACCGGCCGTTTCCTGCGGGCGGAGGCCCAGGCGCTGGGCTGGGACCGCTGGTGCGGCGCCCTGGTGGGGGCCGGTGACGCTGCGGCGGACAAGCCCGATCCGGCGCCGGTGACGATGGCCCTGGCCCCGGCCGGCCTGGCGCCTGGGCCCGACATCTGGTTCGTGGGCGATGCCGACATCGACATGGAGTGCGCCCACCGCACGGGATGCGTACCGGTGATGGTGGGGGCCACCCCCCATGGCGAGGGCGCGCTCAGCGCATTCCCGCCCCGCCGGCGCTTCACCGGGTGCGACGAACTTTGCACCTTGGTGGATGGGCTCTAGCAACCCATATCATTTCCTGTGCTAGGATGGCGGACGCTCCGGGGATGTTCCCGGGGTCGCCGGCACTTTATACGCACGGTTCCATAAACCGCCGAAAAGGCAATCCCGGGCGCTCCCTAGAGGGCCCCAATAATCAAGCGAGGCATGCAATGTCCGAAAAATCGCAAAACGTTCAGGACGTGTTTCTGAACCACGTGCGTAAGAACAAGACCCCGGTTACGGTCTTCCTCGTCAACGGCGTGAAGCTGCAAGGCATCATCACCTGGTTCGACAATTTCTCGGTGCTGCTGCGCCGCGATGCCCATTCGCAGCTGGTTTACAAGCATGCGATTTCGACCGTGATGCCGGCCCATCCCATCCAGTTGTTCGAGACGGCCAAGGAAGGCGACCACGATTGATGTTCGTAAACAGTCGGCCGGCATGGACCGGCCGGTTGCCGGAGAGGGCGGGAACCCTGTGACGGATCATCCCGATATCCTCTCCGATGCGGAGAACGCCGGGGCGGCGCCGGTGGAGAAATCCGCCCGCCGCGCCCTGGTGGTTCATCCTGTCCTGCGTGAGGACCACGACGACCGGCGCAGCCCGGAGTCGCGGTTGGAGGAGGCGGTGGGTTTGACCGCCGCCATCGAGCTGGAGGTGGTGGCCGCCGAATGCGTGCGCGTCACCCGGCCCAAGCCGGCGACCCTGATGGGG
Proteins encoded in this region:
- a CDS encoding D-amino-acid transaminase, whose translation is MPRTAYVNGRYLPHGQARVHIEDRGFQFADGVYEVVSIVNGVFADEDGHLARLSRSLNELDLPWPMHPMSLRFVLREVARRNRVRNGLVYIQITRGEAPRDFRFPADPAPTLVVTCRSTKFSAPQHLEKGVSVITIPDIRWARRDIKSVALLPQVLGKQQAAEAGAFEAWQVDPDGTVTEGCSSNAWIVTKDGVLVTRAASHRILNGITRLSLLAEAEAAGIPFEERSFTVEEALTAREAFVSSASTFCVPVTRIDGRPVGDGVPGALAKRLRAAYLAHVGVADPVLGPVTKL
- a CDS encoding HAD family hydrolase, whose amino-acid sequence is MTDTLEAPAFTLPKAVLFDWDNTLVTNWRCVHAATNAALEAFDLPTWTLEESYTRVRQSLRDAFPALFGAGWERARDIFYAHFEQNHLNFLDPLPGGARLLEALAARGVYIGVVSNKTGRFLRAEAQALGWDRWCGALVGAGDAAADKPDPAPVTMALAPAGLAPGPDIWFVGDADIDMECAHRTGCVPVMVGATPHGEGALSAFPPRRRFTGCDELCTLVDGL
- the hfq gene encoding RNA chaperone Hfq codes for the protein MSEKSQNVQDVFLNHVRKNKTPVTVFLVNGVKLQGIITWFDNFSVLLRRDAHSQLVYKHAISTVMPAHPIQLFETAKEGDHD